cttaggatttatatgttttagttttattacgaaatttattaagacttgtgtaagggacgaatcccagacaattttatgaaattcataagttcttcaaagtatgtttgtggcctaacaaataaaaatcaaatgcatggatgcaaagcataaaaggtgataaatgagatagatctgatagatgttacaaaagtttgataaataaagtctcgaaaataaaaaaagccacgcagggctgaaaaagctctaaggagctgaggtgccctcggcgtccatatcatcgtcttctccgctctcgctagatgtctccgtcgtctcggaggaggaagagctgtcatcctcagcgGGTCTGGAAGaggactcgggaggaggaagaagtggatcctgaggaacatgatccgagacgactactcgggtacgaaacctctgtagcaaagcctcatcgtcagggcagatatagtccgccgggttaatatcaggacaagcctcgttcacggtcccaagggccgtgtcccaaccagtcctaaaaaactcgggaaagactgaatcatccctaatcctcatggattgggcaaactcctccgagtccagataattgtctatagctttatccttctccgcccgaagtaccaccagctcggcgttagactctccgagttcttcctccttgcgcttgagcttcttctccagggtagcatacttcttctgctgcctcctgagggcgttatcggccttatcagaagcccgcttccatgattcggcttgcctcacagcgccttgaaagtaggcgttagactgaaacaaaacaattaacaaagtgtaaggcaagaaagtgctacaagaacgagaaataagtttaaaaaaagagaaggcataccgaagccagagattgggctcccatgagcttaatcctctcaaggtcaggagTGGCCActacatcagtaaagtcctttggagtcacgctatggtaggaccaatcccaagcatgcttcgtggaaccaaccacggtatcccctcggcggaatccccagagaggctgaaaggcgcctgtagcagcagcagcaggggcagcagcagtgataggagcattatggccctcggCTCCTTCAGTTGA
This sequence is a window from Apium graveolens cultivar Ventura chromosome 9, ASM990537v1, whole genome shotgun sequence. Protein-coding genes within it:
- the LOC141685910 gene encoding uncharacterized protein LOC141685910 → MWDYPLFLNRVFLFPSQFFFLSRIINITYFVFCFVSAAKEINEDNVPLVEETARMKKARLAGLDTRGKATEPIFLRKHKEPMGEASTEGAEGHNAPITAAAPAAAATGAFQPLWGFRRGDTVVGSTKHAWDWSYHSVTPKDFTDVVATPDLERIKLMGAQSLASSNAYFQGAVRQAESWKRASDKADNALRRQQKKYATLEKKLKRKEEELGESNAELVVLRAEKDKAIDNYLDSEEFAQSMRIRDDSVFPEFFRTGWDTALGTVNEACPDINPADYICPDDEALLQRTVI